Part of the Pyrobaculum calidifontis JCM 11548 genome, GTGAAGAATAGCGACACGTGTCTTTTAGGCCTCCTCCGTCAAGGCTGGAACTAATACGCCTAAGAAGACAGCTGGCCCTATTCCGCCGCATTAGAAAAACTTTGGAAGACGCCAGAAATTCCACTATACAGAGAATTAGGGCCCTAATAGCGGACTTGGAGAAACTTAGGCGTGAAATCGCAGATGGCTTCACAGAAGTCGCCGACAATTTTAGAATCGCCGTGGCAAAGTCCGGCATCGACAGAATAAATCTGCTGGCAGAGCTGACTCCAAAAACTGTAGAAACGAAAATTGTAGACAAGGGGACTCACCTAGGCCTTGAAATTAGAAATTTTGCAAGCTATCCCGTATACAGCATAATCTCTGAGGCGGCAGAGTTGGACATAGCCTTGTCCAAGATGAAGCTATTAACACAGAGATTAGTGGAATTCGCAGAAAAAGAGACACTATTTTATGTGCTTCTAAATAGAGTAAAGGAGTATCAGAGAATGATTAACGCTATAGACTACGTTATAATTCCACGCATAGAAGAGAATATACGGTATATCAGATTAGCTCTAGACGAGAGAGAAAGAGAAGAATTTATCCGCCGGAAAATAACCACCCAAATTTAAAAGATAGGCCCTTTATTGGCCTCATGTCGGTAAAAGACCTCAACGTAATGATAAAAGAATATATTGATAAAGAGATTGAAAAAACCCTTGTTGACATAAAGGCAGAAATTAAAGAACTAATCAATATTATTGATAGAAAAATTGAGGAACTGCGTCAATATTTAAAAACATGAGAATTTAAGCTGGGCCATGGCTACGCGGAAGGCGTTAACGCTTGCAGTAATGTTGGCATTGCTTGCATTTGCTCAAGCGACACAAGCAGAGAGATACCTAGGAGCCGGGTTAGCAGTAGGCTTAGCCGGCTTGGGAGCTGGCATAGGTGTAGGCATAGCTGGTGCCGCGGCGATATCCGCAATTGTGGAAAAGCCAGAGCGCACAGTGTGGTATTTGATCTTCGTCGCACTTGCCGAAGCAATCGCTATTTACGGTCTTCTAATAAGTATATTGTTGATACTCTAGATTTTGACGAGAGGCTCAAAGATTTCTTTTCTTTTTTCTGCGCTTATACCCTCAGCGATTAAACTGGCCGCTTTTATAATTGTAACAACTTCTGATCTCATATATTCAAGTTGCGCCGCCAATGCGCCCAGAGAGAATTCAGTAAACCGCGCTATGTATATATCTGACAGCTTTTTCATGTAGGCAGGATATATATTATCCATGGCGACTGCTATGTTTTCAAGAGATGGCGACTCTGCCACCGCGCTTATCAAAAGCCTGCCCCATGGTAGCGCCTCTGCAAATTCTAAGAACTTGGCAGGGGGGTCTCTTGCCGCAGATAGTACAACAGGCGTTGGCCTCCCCACTATTAGCTCGTTTAACTCGTCTGAGAGGCCCCAAATCCTAGCCCGTATCGCAATCGATGCGTTGATGTAATCTCTGACCTCCTCTGCGAACGTTGTAAGAGATCTCTCTCGCTTGGCTGTCAGCGTATTTGTAAAATCTTCTAGCCATTGTCTATCTATAAAGAAGCTTATTTTGTCTTCTCCATATTTTGCCGCGAAGGCAAAAGCCTTGGACGCGGGGTGGCGTAGTTGCTCTAAGCGAGCCCCTATTTCCTCCACGTTTTTTGACCCTAAGAGACTTGCGATTATATGCCTTCTACGTGTAAACTCAAGGGGTTCCCAAATTATAAAATCTTCAGGATTTTTACCAGCTTTTATGGCAGATGCTATGTTTCTAATGTTGTCAAATTCAAAAAATTTAATAGATGCTAAAACTACCTCTTTAACATCTTTACCGGAGCCTAGAAAAATAGACCTTATTTTATCCAGGTAAATTTTAATCAACTCGCGCCTAAGCTCAGCGATATTTTCTCTAGTTAGCCTATCTATGGAAACTGCGTACGGCGTTGTTTTTAGTACATTGAGAAATTCGTCAAGAGTGTTAGAGTACGCGAGCATTAGTAGTTTGTCTCTTGGCAATTCGCTAATGCGGAGCCCCCTAACCCGAGGTCCTAGGTATGGCCTTTTGAACGTGGCGCTCATAAAGAGAGAAGTTCAAGGCTCTTCTGTAAAATTGCTCCTTTTCTCTCCTCATATAGCGCCTTTATCTTTCCCACCGCGTCTTTTGTAGCTAGCCGAAGTTTTTCTGCCTCATTTTTTGCCTCATTTATAATTTTTAACTTATATTCCTCAATTGTTTTATTTATGATTTCTTCTATATTTTTATTAAGGTTTTCTGAATGTTTTTTAACAATGTTTTCAATGCTTAGGAGTATCTGGGTTTTTGTCTCATCTACGCTTTTTAAAACCCTGTCAATCTCCTCTAGCTTTTTTAAAACCTCATCTATCTTTAGCATCGACATGTAGAGAGGCGGCCCTTTAAAACTTTGATGACACCAGGACTTGCGGAGGCGTGAAGAAACTTCTCGCGGCTGATCAGCCGCGCGGAATATACATCACCGTCAGCCCGTCCCCATACGCATCACGCAGTGTCTTTACACCAAGTTTATATATGAACACGGTGACTCTTCTATGATACTCCAAGTCGTTGAACAAGTTCTATTCGCCATATTGGTCTTATTCGCGTTAATAGTCTTGGTGGCAATTCTCTCTTCTGCGATTAGGATAATCCCAGAGTATCAGAGGGCTGTCAAGTTTAGGCTTGGCCGCGTGGTGGGCGTCGTGGGGCCCGGCATTGTCTTCATTATACCTATTATAGACACCATTATGCGCTATGATCTAAGAGTTGAACTCGTGGATGTGCCAGCTCAGAGGGCCTTGACGAGGGATAACGTTGAAGTGACTATAGATGCTGCGATATATCTCAGGGTGATAGACCCGTTGAGAACTGCGCTGACGGTTAGAAACCACGTGCCTGCCGTGGCCACATACGCGGCTTCTACATTACGCGACGTAGTTGGCATGGTTGACTTAGACACATTACTTGCACACAGAGACGAGATTGCAAAAAGAATAGCCTCTATCGTTGATGAACATGTGACGCCGTGGGGCGTGAAGGTCACGGCCGTGGCTATTAAGGACATTAAGCTTCCCGACGTGTTGCTCCGCGCCATGGCCAGCCAGGCGGAGGCCGAGAGAGTTAGGAGGGCTAAGATTACCCTCGCCTCAGCTGAGTACGAGGCCAGCAAGATCTACCTAGAGGCAGCTGAGAGATATTCTCAAAACCCAACCGCAGTCCAGCTGAGGATGATAGACGCGCTTATAGAAATTGCCAGAGAACACAACTTGATAATAGTGACGCCGCCCACCTTTGAATACGTGGCCCTACCTCTGGCGTTGACAAAGAAGGGAAAAAATGAGGGCGGCTAGCCTATTGCTCGTCCTAGCAGTATTCCTGCACGCGTACACTGTGTCCACGTTTTACGTGGTTGAGATAAATAACGTAATTGGGCCTTACACTCTTTCCCAAGTCCAGCGGGCCATATCTCTTGCTGAACAAAATAACGGGGCTGTTCTTCTACTTCTCTCTACCCCAGGCGGCCTGGCTGACACCACGCTCCAGATAATGAGGGAGATAGGCAACTCTCCCGTCCCCGTAATTGGCTACGTCTACCCCGACTATAGCTATGCCTGGTCTGCTGGCACATACATCCTAATGTCTACTCACATAGCAGCCATGGCGCCTCACACCGTCATAGGCTCTTGTCAGCCTATTGCCGGGGGGACCCCTATCAACGAGAGCAAAGTCTTAAACGCGTTAATAGGGTACCTTGAAACAGTATCCAGCTCCTATGGCCGCAACGGGACATTTGCAAGACTATGTATTACGCAGAACGTAAACCTAAACGCAGAAGAGGCATTACGCTACAAGGTGATTAACCTAATTGCTATAGATGTGGGAGACTTAATCCGGCAGATAAATGGGACAACTATATTGTTGAGAAACAAGCCCACGGTCCTTGTGGTAAAGGCCACTGCAACAGTTACAGTACAGCCCACACTCACCGAGACTCTTCAAATGTGGCTAAGCGACCCAGTGGTCTCCAGCATTTTATCACTGCTGGCGTTTATACTTCTACTTGCGGCGTTTCTCACAGGACACCCGGCCGCGGCTGTGGCCGCCATTATTCTGCTAATTTTGTCCACGTTTACTATACTGCCCACCGCGTGGCTTGGGGTAGCTTTGATTATAATGGGCGCCGTGCTTATCATGGCGGAGGCGCTTATGGGGATGCCGGCCCACGGGGCCGTAGCCGCCGTGGGGGCCGTGCTATTAGTGGCAGGATTTCTGTCAACATATCCAGCGAACGTCTTTGGGGGCGAGCTCATTAGGATTGAGAATTGGTGGCTAATAGAGGCGGGGCTCTATATAAACATCGCAGTGCTAGTAGGATTTTTGGCTTTTATGGTATTTAAAGCGGTGACCGTACACCGTAAAAGGCCTCCCTCAGAGATACTAACCAGTTTGAAGGGCGTAGAGGGTGTGGCAATTGAGGATATTGGCCCTGACAAGCCTGGCTTTGTCAAAGTATTTGGGGAATACTGGAGAGCCGTGGCCAACAAGCCTATAAAAAGCGGGTGCAGAGTGCGCGTGGTAGAGCTAAGGGGAGACTTCTTGGTTGTAGATTCCGAGGAGTGTTAACATGGCTTCTTCACCAGGAGTATTCTAATAGGGCCTCAAAGCCGGTATTCAGAGGCTTAACCATGTGCATGGCTTTTTGCCGATAGCCTATTCTTGCCGAGCAGCATATCGGCCGTGCTTCTTTATTAATAACCGCCGTTTATATTAGCTCAGGGAGCTTGTTTTACATGTTCGTCCACCTCTTGTCGGCCTATGGAGTCATACTCATGGCAATGGGCGCTTTTGGGAACGAGGGCGAACTTGTGGCGCTAGGCCTCCTAATGGTAGTCCTAGGAAATCTACACAGAATAGGGGCATTTGCCACGAAAAGAAAAAATAGACAAACAAAATGACCGTCGGTGAAGTGCTAAGGGTCTGCTGATTGGTGACGAGTATTTTATGCTGAAGGGTGT contains:
- a CDS encoding slipin family protein → MILQVVEQVLFAILVLFALIVLVAILSSAIRIIPEYQRAVKFRLGRVVGVVGPGIVFIIPIIDTIMRYDLRVELVDVPAQRALTRDNVEVTIDAAIYLRVIDPLRTALTVRNHVPAVATYAASTLRDVVGMVDLDTLLAHRDEIAKRIASIVDEHVTPWGVKVTAVAIKDIKLPDVLLRAMASQAEAERVRRAKITLASAEYEASKIYLEAAERYSQNPTAVQLRMIDALIEIAREHNLIIVTPPTFEYVALPLALTKKGKNEGG
- a CDS encoding NfeD family protein produces the protein MRAASLLLVLAVFLHAYTVSTFYVVEINNVIGPYTLSQVQRAISLAEQNNGAVLLLLSTPGGLADTTLQIMREIGNSPVPVIGYVYPDYSYAWSAGTYILMSTHIAAMAPHTVIGSCQPIAGGTPINESKVLNALIGYLETVSSSYGRNGTFARLCITQNVNLNAEEALRYKVINLIAIDVGDLIRQINGTTILLRNKPTVLVVKATATVTVQPTLTETLQMWLSDPVVSSILSLLAFILLLAAFLTGHPAAAVAAIILLILSTFTILPTAWLGVALIIMGAVLIMAEALMGMPAHGAVAAVGAVLLVAGFLSTYPANVFGGELIRIENWWLIEAGLYINIAVLVGFLAFMVFKAVTVHRKRPPSEILTSLKGVEGVAIEDIGPDKPGFVKVFGEYWRAVANKPIKSGCRVRVVELRGDFLVVDSEEC
- a CDS encoding V-type ATPase subunit; its protein translation is MSATFKRPYLGPRVRGLRISELPRDKLLMLAYSNTLDEFLNVLKTTPYAVSIDRLTRENIAELRRELIKIYLDKIRSIFLGSGKDVKEVVLASIKFFEFDNIRNIASAIKAGKNPEDFIIWEPLEFTRRRHIIASLLGSKNVEEIGARLEQLRHPASKAFAFAAKYGEDKISFFIDRQWLEDFTNTLTAKRERSLTTFAEEVRDYINASIAIRARIWGLSDELNELIVGRPTPVVLSAARDPPAKFLEFAEALPWGRLLISAVAESPSLENIAVAMDNIYPAYMKKLSDIYIARFTEFSLGALAAQLEYMRSEVVTIIKAASLIAEGISAEKRKEIFEPLVKI
- a CDS encoding V-type ATP synthase subunit D, whose protein sequence is MSFRPPPSRLELIRLRRQLALFRRIRKTLEDARNSTIQRIRALIADLEKLRREIADGFTEVADNFRIAVAKSGIDRINLLAELTPKTVETKIVDKGTHLGLEIRNFASYPVYSIISEAAELDIALSKMKLLTQRLVEFAEKETLFYVLLNRVKEYQRMINAIDYVIIPRIEENIRYIRLALDEREREEFIRRKITTQI
- a CDS encoding V-type ATP synthase subunit K; the encoded protein is MATRKALTLAVMLALLAFAQATQAERYLGAGLAVGLAGLGAGIGVGIAGAAAISAIVEKPERTVWYLIFVALAEAIAIYGLLISILLIL